From a single Carassius carassius chromosome 8, fCarCar2.1, whole genome shotgun sequence genomic region:
- the LOC132145710 gene encoding protein Bouncer-like → MMKSKGSLLILIGCLPLAVLSLTCYTCMFPAISPLDCLKFPQECPVGQRCLASTAIGVKGSVSIVLYERSCALPSQCDQSGEKQAAGIKFNYTNECCDTDLCNTAAPISSPRWTGAVLRLCGLALLLQLG, encoded by the exons ATGATGAAATCTAAAGGATCCCTCCTCATCCTCATCGGCTGTCTGCCTTTAGCAG TGTTGTCCTTGACATGCTACACATGCATGTTTCCAGCCATCTCTCCTCTGGACTGTCTGAAGTTCCCCCAGGAGTGTCCCGTGGGCCAGCGATGTCTTGCCAGCACAGCTATAGGAGTTAAAG GGTCAGTGTCCATTGTCCTGTACGAGCGGAGCTGTGCCCTGCCATCACAGTGTGACCAGAGCGGAGAGAAACAGGCCGCAGGAATAAAGTTCAACTACACCAATGAGTGCTGTGACACGGATCTCTGCAACACTGCTGCACCCATCAGCTCCCCCCGCTGGACTGGAGCAGTGCTGCGCCTCTGCGGTCTGGCTCTCCTGCTCCAGCTGGGATGA
- the lye gene encoding lymphocyte antigen-6, epidermis, which produces MMIRIVLGVVAAIGFLTLSEALTCNSCKVGILGKCLFSSQVSCAASENNCYTAKAEFNVTGFLSLSSSGCTSDCNNTAGSILGAGYTVTKSCCAVDLCNGASAAQLSVAGALSAALLASIWSSSML; this is translated from the exons ATGATGATCAGGATTGTGCTTGGAGTCGTTGCAGCGATTGGTTTCCTCACTCTCA GTGAAGCCCTGACGTGTAATTCCTGTAAAGTGGGCATTCTAGGCAAATGTTTATTCAGTTCTCAAGTGTCCTGCGCTGCCTCCGAGAACAACTGCTACACTGCCAAAGCAG AGTTCAATGTGACTGGGTTTTTGAGCCTGTCCTCCAGTGGCTGCACCTCTGATTGCAACAACACTGCTGGAAGCATCCTGGGTGCGGGCTACACCGTGACCAAAAGCTGCTGCGCTGTCGATCTGTGCAACGGAGCGAGTGCTGCGCAGCTGTCGGTGGCTGGAGCTCTCAGCGCAGCACTGCTGGCCTCCATCTGGAGCAGCTCCATGCTCTAG
- the LOC132145708 gene encoding N(G),N(G)-dimethylarginine dimethylaminohydrolase 2-like: protein MANIYPYGCFTHAVVRGIPESFGKLAEGGEGLQTDLAKAQRQMGVLTGALRQKVGLQLIEIPAVTELPESWRIEDVAVIQGDTALITRPLKQQRRTEAEAVRRVLSELKLTVLEMGDEEGRSAGATLEGSDVLFTGKEFFVGISKHTNHRGAEVLADTFKDFAVSTVPVCGGSRLKNICSMGGPDTIIISSSDGAKKTLRMMEQLTDHHYEILSVPEDVAANCVYIRGPAKVDFLLHPTAEECPNSVPAFQRLTDYTLLPTACSEASKLGAALSSLCLLINKKPNY, encoded by the exons ATGGCCAACATCTATCCGTACGGCTGCTTCACGCATGCTGTGGTCAGAGGTATCCCAGAATCCTTTGGGAAGTTGGCGGAGGGTGGCGAAGGGCTTCAGACAGACCTGGCCAAGGCCCAGCGTCAGATGGGGGTGCTGACGGGGGCTCTGAGACAGAAGGTGGGGCTGCAGCTGATAGAGATCCCAGCAGTGACCGAGCTGCCCGAGAGCTGGAGGATCGAAGACGTGGCTGTGATCCAGGGCGACACGGCGCTCATCACCCGACCACTCAAACAGCAGAGGCGCACTGAG GCGGAGGCCGTGCGGCGCGTCCTGAGCGAGCTCAAGCTGACGGTGCTGGAGATGGGCGACGAGGAGGGCCGGTCTGCTGGAGCCACTCTGGAAGGAAGTGATGTCCTCTTCACTGGAAAAGAGTTCTTTGTGGGCATTTCGAAACACACCAATCACCGTGGGGCAGAGGTTTTGGCCGACACCTTTAAG GACTTTGCGGTGTCCACTGTGCCGGTGTGTGGAGGCTCTCGTCTGAAGAACATCTGCTCCATGGGCGGCCCTGACAccatcatcatcagcagcagcgACGGGGCCAAGAAGACCCtccga ATGATGGAGCAGCTGACTGACCATCACTACGAGATCTTGTCTGTGCCCGAGGATGTGGCTGCTAACTGCGTTTACATCAGAGGTCCTGCTAAAGTGGACTTCCTCCTGCACCCCACGGCCGAGGAGTGTCCCAACAGTGTTCCC GCTTTCCAGCGCTTGACCGACTACACCCTGCTGCCCACCGCCTGCAGCGAAGCCTCCAAACTCGGGGCGGCGCTGTCCTCCCTTTGCCTGCTCATCAACAAGAAACCCAACTATTAA
- the LOC132145717 gene encoding chloride intracellular channel protein 1-like, which translates to MSEDRPEVELFVKAGSDGQSIGNCPFSQRLFMVLWLKGVTFNVTTVDMKRKPDILKDLAPGAQPPFLLYGTEVKTDTNKIEEFLEENLCPPKYPRLAARNPESNTAGLDVFSKFSAYIKNSNPQMNDNLEKGLLKALKKLDDYLSSPLPDEIDENSADDDVTSSSRPFLDGQELTLADCNLLPKLHIVKVVCLKFRGFSIPRSLTSLWRYLDAAYAREEFSSTCPSDEEIHVAYSSVVKALK; encoded by the exons ATGAGTGAAGACAGACCTGAGGTGGAGCTGTTCGTGAAG GCAGGAAGTGATGGTCAGAGCATTGGGAACTGCCCGTTCTCTCAGCGACTCTTCATGGTCCTGTGGCTGAAAGGCGTGACCTTTAATGTGACCACCGTGGACATGAAGAG GAAGCCAGACATTCTCAAAGATCTGGCTCCTGGCGCTCAGCCTCCTTTCCTGCTGTACGGCACAGAGGTGAAGACGGACACCAACAAGATCGAAGAGTTCCTGGAGGAAAACCTCTGCCCTCCTAA ATACCCTCGGCTGGCAGCTCGCAACCCTGAGTCTAACACCGCCGGTCTGGATGTGTTCTCCAAGTTCTCCGCCTACATCAAGAACTCAAACCCGCAGATGAACGACA ATCTGGAGAAGGGTTTGCTGAAGGCCCTGAAGAAGCTGGATGACTACCTGAGCTCTCCTCTGCCGGACGAGATCGATGAGAACAGCGCtgatgatgatgtcacttcctcctCCCGCCCCTTCCTGGACGGTCAGGAGCTGACTCTGGCCGACTGTAACCTGCTGCCCAAGCTGCACATCGTCAAA GTGGTGTGTCTGAAGTTTCGAGGGTTCTCCATCCCTCGCTCGCTGACGTCTCTGTGGCGATACCTGGACGCGGCGTATGCCCGAGAGGAGTTCTCCTCCACCTGTCCCAGCGATGAGGAGATACACGTGGCCTACTCCTCCGTCGTGAAGGCGCTCAAATAG